Proteins found in one Plasmodium gaboni strain SY75 chromosome 13, whole genome shotgun sequence genomic segment:
- a CDS encoding putative DNA repair protein RAD5, with product MTSSNYFKNDSKVYKESDNISNYNYDSDVIEIISLNDNDTVNTNTQNSGYFSKDVKKNIDYNKNKEMSSDIEIIEDIGNYKYEKIKLEKLKEHQLNCKKAEFIRNKGVYFEYYLGCIETESIILSSEVCEIKDDKNVIISYEISPKSTKRSYSPMYTLKINNNYDISNDYIRIIGRNIPMNNKKVKKKKVSSNKKNSASSNDDYYEQKYDTNKIISADQKFVEYDKCKSEVLKDIYEGYSCIRIRHNNRDISKLKSNLSKTLSVLLVLNAIRIEIKLEKISQSELKFGGSLKTFVHVILYPDAFKIDSHKFHEYNSLIKYSVNNMFKELKINPLRLAKNVDEETLDTYKVNKDDLLTSVSPLKSIIINYNNKKDQNMNKSGEISSGFCTPHKALGYIDSKKTIDITNLSGAKEEEEIIDSLSENDIEEKNEEATNLVFVEEKFRGGYLLEDFEEIYPNEYYFKPMLKTYQAEGVWWMYTRENPPEYTKKLEQKKSNINEIIIDDVIKIPTQKDDTEKIHKNNNNQGKEITIVDITNIYKNENYEQKFNGKIEKDHLNIKDENKKCYHKVNSKTENFETNIKNEKCYMKTECKEEIINDTIKCKKSIVHVKVEESSDYENADDDIRNREPLNPLWEEHAFIPNIKIYEKDTLVCILKYFYVNKLTGAFSLTYPQFVPPFRGGILADEMGLGKTIQSIGLITHDIYHNKLYTKNNNLGNKKNFTYLIENTIKGVHFKRGGTLVIAPLALIYQWKEEIERHTKEGFVTCYIYYGTSKDISSEELSGYSVVLTTYSTLVSEYKNTLNKKITNKTENNNQSRYTNKESFFKNSSSSITKQKMNNFFMKTVLNTGNKNNDNIFSDNKKKNSTMLYNMKEYPLYNITWRRIIIDEAHVIKNKNSIQSVAVWKLRGERNWCLTGTPIQNSIFDIFPLFRFLGIKPYGTIEWWNKEIVDYVNKNKLNLALDVVRKISSPILLRRTKKSKTKDGNSIISLPKKNIHLEKLEFSLEEEDFYRAIFYRSKTKFDTYMHDGNVLSHYSHVLQLLLRLRQCCSHPLLLFSKPFFEEWNKDDINDALKNKTDNKINGDDLKKSEYINNTDVNAYKSEKNKIDEEIDYNNSSLSKIDHSNENNIGNNLIYNFILGSTKSKNIDDDYAKELEILKNGNVMQCCICLEDATYPLISKCLHIMCKKCADNYFHLTQIADKKCPQCDNYISLKSLKTLQENKSPLDDLLKKMKKDNFVYSTKLKKLFEHVQKDMQNELHIVVFSQWIGFLKIIEKLLNLYNIANKIYDGSLTFEQRKATLNWFNIQKGKIYQPGVGFIKPSYVIPVEKFAGKVLLCSLKAGGVGLNLTVSSKVYLMDLWWNPAIEDQAFERVHRIGQLKEVNIYKFVLEKTVEERILQIHQSKQYTANQILTQEGNKLNTEMNMIPQKLGMDDFILMFKDWNTDE from the exons atgactagttcaaattattttaaaaatgatagCAAGGTCTATAAAGAATCAGATAACATATCAAACTATAATTATGATAGTGATGTGATAGAAATAATTAGtttaaatgataatgataCAGTTAATACTAATACTCAAAATTCAGGTTATTTTTCTAAAGATgttaaaaagaatatagattataataaaaataaggaAATGTCTAGCGATA TTGAAATTATTGAAGACATAGgtaattataaatatgaaaaaataaaattggAAAAGTTAAAAGAACACCAATTAAATTGTAAGAAAGCAGAATTTATTAGAAATAAAGGAgtttattttgaatattatCTTGGTTGTATAGAAACGGAATCTATTATTTTATCAAGTGAAGTATGTGAAATTAAAGATGATAAGAATGTTATAATAAGTTATGAAATATCGCCTAAGTCTACAAAAAGATCATATTCACCTATGTatacattaaaaataaataataattatgatatatcAAATGATTATATTAGAATTATAGGTAGAAATATACCTATGAATAATAAGaaagttaaaaaaaaaaaagtttcaagcaataaaaaaaattctgCTTCTAGTAATGATGATTATTATGAACAGAAATATGATacaaacaaaataatatctGCTGATCAAAAATTTGTTGAATATGACAAATGTAAAAGTGAAgtattaaaagatatatatgaagGGTATTCATGTATAAGAATAAGACATAATAATAGAGATATAtcaaaattaaaaagtaATTTATCTAAAACATTATCTGTTCTTTTAGTATTGAATGCTATAAgaatagaaataaaattagaaaaaatatcTCAAAGTGAATTAAAATTTGGTGGTAGCTTAAAAACCTTTGTTCatgttattttatatcCTGATGCTTTTAAAATTGATTCACATAAATTCCATGaatataattctttaattaaatatagtgttaataatatgtttaaggagttaaaaataaatcCTTTACGCTTAGCTAAGAATGTTGATGAGGAGACCTTAGATACTTATAAGGTGAATAAAGATGATTTACTCACATCCGTTAGTCCTTTAAAAagtataattattaattataataataaaaaggatcaaaatatgaacaaatCTGGAGAAATCTCTTCGGGTTTCTGTACGCCCCACAAAGCGTTAGGATATATTGACTCGAAAAAAACAATTG ATATAACTAATCTATCGGGTGCCAAGgaagaagaagaaataataGACAGCTTAAGTGAAAATGatatagaagaaaaaaacGAAGAAGCCACTAATTTAGTTTTTGTTGAAGAAAAATTTAGAGGTGGTTACTTACTAGAAGACTTTGAAGAAATTTATCCTAAcgaatattattttaagCCTATGTTAAAAACATATCAAGCAGAAGGGGTGTGGTGGATGTATACAAGGGAAAATCCACCTGAATATACCAAAAAATTggaacaaaaaaaaagtaatataaatgaaattataatagatgatgttataaaaatacCAACACAAAAGGATGATACagaaaaaatacataaaaataataataaccAAGGAAAAGAAATAACTATTGTGGatattacaaatatttataaaaatgaaaattaCGAACAAAAATTTAATGGAAAAATCGAAAAGGATCACCTTAATATTAAAGatgaaaacaaaaaatgtTATCATAAAGTTAATAGTAAAACAGAAAATTTTGAAACGAATATAAAGAATGAAAAATGTTATATGAAAACGGAATgtaaagaagaaataattaatgataccataaaatgtaaaaaatcTATTGTTCATGTAAAAGTAGAAGAAAGTAGTGATTATGAAAATGCAGATGATGATATACGAAATAGAGAACCCTTAAACCCATTATGGGAAGAACATGCATTTATTCCTAACatcaaaatatatgaaaaagatACACTTGTGTGTATtctaaaatatttttatgtgaATAAATTAACAGGAGCCTTTTCATTGACATATCCTCAATTTGTACCACCATTCAGAGGGGGTATATTAGCAGATGAAATGGGATTAGGAAAAACTATTCAAAGTATAGGTTTAATTACACATgatatatatcataataaattatatactaaaaataataatttaggaaataaaaaaaatttcacATATTTAATTGAAAATACTATAAAAGGAGTACATTTTAAAAGAGGAGGTACATTAGTTATTGCTCCTCTAgctttaatatatcaatgGAAAGAAGAAATTGAAAGACATACCAAAGAAGGTTTTGTTAcatgttatatttattatggTACTTCTAAAGATATTAGTAGTGAAGAATTATCTGGATATTCTGTAGTATTAACAACATATTCTACTTTAGTTTctgaatataaaaatacgcttaataaaaaaattacaaataaaactgaaaataataatcaaaGTAGGTACACAAATAAAgaatctttttttaaaaattcatCAAGTAGTATTACGAAACAAAAGATGAATAACTTTTTTATGAAAACTGTATTAAATACTggtaataaaaataatgataatatattttctgataataaaaaaaagaatagtacaatgttatataatatgaaagaatatcccttatataatataacatggagaagaataataattgaTGAAGCTCATGTTattaagaataaaaattcCATTCAATCAGTTGCAGTATGGAAATTAAGAGGAGAAAGAAATTGGTGTTTAACTGGAACACCAATACAAAATTctatatttgatatatttcCTCTTTTCCGATTTTTAGGAATAAAACCATATGGTACTATTGAATGGTGGAATAAAGAAATTGTAGATTATgtaaataagaataaattaaatttgGCTTTAGATGTGGTACGAAAAATTTCATCACCTATATTATTAAGAAGAACCAAAAAATCCAAAACAAAAGATGGAAATTCTATAATATCCTTgccaaaaaaaaatatacatttagAAAAATTAGAATTTTCATTAGAAGAAGAAGATTTTTATAGAGCCATTTTTTATAGAAGCAAAACCAAATTTGATACTTATATGCATGATGGAAATGTCTTAAGTCATTATTCTCATGTTCTACAACTTTTATTAAGGTTAAGACAATGTTGTTCTCATCCTTTGTTGTTATTTTCCAAGCCTTTTTTTGAGGAATGGAATAAAGATGATATTAACGATGctttgaaaaataaaactgataataaaatcaatggtgatgatttaaaaaaaagtgaatatattaataatacaGATGTAAATGCATATAAAagtgaaaaaaataaaatcgATGAAGAAAttgattataataattcgTCTTTGAGTAAGATAGATCATTCAAATGAGAATAATATAggaaataatttaatatataattttatattagGATCAACcaaatcaaaaaatatagatgaTGATTATGCAAAAGAACTTGAAATCTTAAAAAACGGTAATGTCATGCAATGTTGTATTTGTTTAGAAGATGCAACATATCCACTAATTAGTAAATGTTTGCATATTATGTGTAAAAAATGTGCAGAcaattattttcatttaacTCAAATAGCAGATAAAAAATGTCCACAATgtgataattatataagtCTAAAATCATTAAAAACATTGCAAGAAAACAAATCTCCTTTAGATGacttattaaaaaaaatgaaaaaagaTAATTTCGTATATTCAACCaaattaaagaaattatttGAGCATGTTCAAAAGGATATGCAAAATGAATTACACATTGTTGTCTTTTCACAGTGGATAGGATTTCTTAAAATTATAGAAAAGTTATTAaatctatataatatagcaaataaaatatatgacGGTTCATTAACATTTGAACAAAGAAAAGCTACATTGAATTGGTTCAATATACAAAAGGGCAAAATATATCAACCAGGAGTAGGATTTATAAAACCATCTTATGTTATACCTGTCGAAAAATTTGCTGGTAAAGTTTTATTATGTTCATTAAAAGCTGGAGGAGTGGGATTAAATTTAACCGTGTCATCAAAAGTATATTTAATGGATTTGTGGTGGAATCCAGCTATAGAAGATCAAGCCTTTGAAAGAGTACATAGAATAGGTCAATTAAAAGAAgttaatatttataaatttgtTTTAGAAAAAACAGTAGAAGAAAGAATTTTACAAATCCATCAAAGTAAACAATATACAGCTAACCAAATTTTAACCCAAGAGggaaataaattaaatacTGAAATGAATATGATTCCGCAGAAATTAGGAATGGATGACTTTATATTAATGTTCAAAGATTGGAATACAgatgaataa
- a CDS encoding hypothetical protein (conserved Plasmodium protein, unknown function), giving the protein MCDLFLNRKIILCTLFLVCLKFRYVLNNGIVKHNHFHKNVNRDEKKKKNLYRQPLYILKYKIYNNKKKFKLNNWYNSDKKRPERKLEPYELNIRNDKKFPKYSKKPVSPSSNLNNFSPFKNIINSFQPVDHDIKNKLREEGFQFESERKETNMFPSLDEIIKNGDPSTNMHFYRRKKLKSLLYSDPFKFVKGRKVVEKYNRSVPEEKRLNYDMFRCDIFYVHSDGTIMNIEEDRPPFDKKLEESDRYKEPRYIISTAPGHAKKNNLKIGDKFPIITEENKKKIFDNHFARPKKMREPLILPDGRKIP; this is encoded by the exons atgtgtgatttatttttaaataggaaaataatattatgtacGCTATTTTTAGTATGCTTAAAATTTCGTtatgtattaaataatgGAATTGTAAAACATAATCACTTCcataaaaatgtaaatcGAGATgagaaaaagaaaaaaaatttatacaGACAAccattatatatattaaaatataaaatatataataataaaaagaaatttaaattaaataacTGGTACAATTCTGATAAAAAAAGACCTGAAAGGAAACTAGAACCTtatgaattaaatataagaaatgataaaaaatttcCAAAATATTCTAAGAAACCAGTTAGTCCTTCGTctaatttaaataatttttctccatttaaaaatattattaatagtTTTCAACCAGTGGATcatgatataaaaaataaattgaGAGAAGAAGGTTTTCAATTTGAAAGTGAAAGGAAAGAAACTAATATGTTTCCTTCATTAGatgaaattattaaaaatggAGATCCATCAACTAATATGCATTTTTATAGAAGAAAGAAATTGAAGAGCTTATTATATAGTGACCCATTTAAGTTTGTGAAAGGTAGAAAAGTGgttgaaaaatataatagaaGTGTACCTGAAGAAAAACGATTAAATTATGACATGTTCAGGTgtgatatattttatgtgCATTCTGACGGAACTATAATGAACATTGAA GAGGATAGACCACcatttgataaaaaattgGAAGAAAGTGATAGATATAAAGAACcaagatatattatatctaCAGCG CCGGGACATGCCAAGAAAAATAACTTAAAg ATTGGTGATAAGTTCCCTATAATCACCgaagaaaacaaaaagaaaatattcGACAATCATTTTGCTAGGCCAAAGAAAATGAGAGAACCATTAATATTGCCAGATGGAAGGAAAATACCATAA
- a CDS encoding putative UDP-N-acetylglucosamine pyrophosphorylase: MKKVFQLLEQYNQDFLLEYFKKCPSFDFNNLNVNDLEHYLQNLNKLKNEDKEKKEYLISPPELIDVDSIYNCNKPPNGSIFINTYKKENLCNELKEIGIEIIRKNEVSVLFLAGGLGSRLGLNNPKGLLEVTPLMNKTFLQFFFEQIIFLQEYCSLYEKHEHLNKMNEYHTLNKNDNIKKGINNNIHNNIHNNNNYIYNNNNIREHNRSSITNLNDIKASKFKKYNIKLDIHEFKNQDKKKPIIYIYIMTSNFTHDNIVKYLQNNNFFGLKKEQVIFFKQCDNFSTDLNYNLLLSSPEVFLENPGGNGCIFKALDRYNIIDHMIKENIKYIQIVSIDNILNKIADPILIGFCSFFNCDIANKAVQKEDNESMGVFCLKEKVKNKIKKYNQKNKDSIFKNDNTFSVCEYTELNDCILNNKELFKYGNICHHMITLDFLKHIIKNKIYNKLKLHKIIRKKDYIDIKSLIKDNNQHLINSTVFCYEYFIFDIFKYARNILSIEVNRHKEFYPIKNKNNDYGILNAQKALSNLHKSWLQYKNINIIDNKNEEKNFCEISPLVSYDGTFFFDLPQQKDINLPYILERNINS, translated from the coding sequence ATGAAAAAAGTTTTCCAACTCTTAGAACAATACAATCAAGATTTTCTACTAGAGTATTTTAAAAAGTGTCCATCATTtgattttaataatttaaatgtTAACGATTTAGAACattatttacaaaatttgaacaaattaaaaaatgaagataaagaaaagaaagaatatttaatatCTCCACCTGAACTTATTGATGTTGATAGTATTTATAATTGTAATAAACCACCAAATGGaagtatatttattaatacatacaaaaaagaaaatttatGTAATGAGTTAAAAGAAATAGGTATAGAGATTATTAGGAAAAATGAAGTTTCTGTTTTATTCTTAGCTGGAGGATTAGGTTCTCGGCTTGGATTAAATAATCCTAAAGGATTATTAGAAGTCACTCCTTTGATGAATAAAACGtttttacaatttttttttgagcaaattatatttttacagGAATATTGTTCACTCTATGAAAAACACGAACATcttaataaaatgaatgaGTACCATACattaaacaaaaatgataatattaaaaagggcataaataataatatacataataatatacataataataataattatatttataataataataatataagaGAACATAACAGATCATCTATTACAAATTTAAACGATATAAAAGCCtcaaaatttaaaaaatataatataaaattgGATATACATGAATTTAAAAATcaagataaaaaaaaaccaatcatttacatttatattatgacCTCAAATTTTACCCATGATAATATAGTgaaatatttacaaaataataatttttttggTTTGAAAAAGGAACaagtaatattttttaaacaGTGTGATAATTTTTCAACAGATTTGAATTATAATTTACTTTTATCAAGTCCAGAAGTCTTTTTAGAAAATCCTGGAGGAAATGGATGTATTTTTAAAGCTTTAGatagatataatataattgatcatatgataaaagaaaatattaaatatattcaaattgtaagtattgataatatattaaataaaatagcAGACCCAATACTAATAGGATTTTGTTCATTCTTCAATTGCGATATAGCTAATAAAGCCGTCCAAAAGGAAGATAATGAATCGATGGGTGTCTTTTgtttaaaagaaaaagtaaaaaataaaataaaaaaatataatcaaaaaaataaagacagtatatttaaaaatgataatacaTTTTCCGTATGTGAATATACTGAATTAAATGATTGcattttaaataataaagaattatttaaatatggGAATATATGTCATCATATGATTACACTagattttttaaaacacattataaaaaataagatatataacaaattaaaattacataaaataataaggaAAAAAGATTATATTGATATTAAATCTTTAATTAAGGATAATAATCAACACCTAATTAATTCTACAGTTTTTTGTTATgaatatttcatttttgatatttttaaatatgcTCGTAATATCTTATCCATAGAAGTTAATAGGCATAAGGAATTTTATccaataaaaaataaaaataacgACTACGGAATATTAAATGCCCAAAAAGCATTAAGTAATTTACATAAATCTTGGCTgcaatataaaaatattaatattattgataataaaaatgaagaaaaaaatttctgTGAAATATCTCCGCTTGTTTCTTATGATGGAACATTCTTTTTTGATTTACCACAACAGAAGGATATAAACCTGCCATATATTTTGgaaagaaatattaattcttaa
- a CDS encoding putative kelch protein K13, producing the protein MEGEKAKANSISNFSMTYDRESGGNSNSGDDKSGSSSENDSNSFMNLTSDKNEKTENNSFLLNNSSYANMKDSLLESIDMSVLDSNFDSKKDFLASNLSRTFNNMSKDNIGNKYLNKLLNKKRDTNANENNNNNNNINNNNLTTNNIANNLINNNLNSPSILNTNKKENFLDAANLINDDSGLSNLKKFSTANNINDSYEKKIIETELSDASDFENMVGDLRITFINWLKKTQMNFIREKDKLYKDKKELEMERVRLYKELENRKNIEEQKLHDERKKLDIDISNGYKQIKKEKEEHRKRFDEERLRFLQEIDKIKLVLYLEKEKYYQEYKNFENDKKKIVDANIATETMIDINVGGAIFETSRHTLTQQKDSFIEKLLSGRHHVTRDKQGRIFLDRDSELFRIILNFLRNPLTIPIPKDLSESEALLKEAEFYGIKFLPFPLVFCIGGFDGVEYLNSMELLDISQQCWRMCTPMSTKKAYFGSAVLNNFLYVFGGNNYDYKALFETEVYDRLRDVWFVSSNLNIPRRNNCGVTSNGRIYCIGGYDGSSIIPNVEVYDHRMKAWVEVSPLNTPRSSAMCVAFDNKIYVVGGTNGERLNSIEVYDEKMNKWEQFPYALLEARSSGAAFNYLNQIYVVGGIDNEHNILDSVEQYQPFNKRWQFLNGVPEKKMNFGAATLSDSYIITGGENGEVLNSCHFFSPDTNEWQLGPSLLVPRFGHSVLIANI; encoded by the coding sequence atggAAGGAGAAAAAGCAAAAGCAAATAGTATCTCTAATTTTTCTATGACCTATGATAGAGAATCTGGTGGTAACAGCAATAGTGGTGATGATAAAAGTGGAAGTAGTAGCGAGAATGATTCAAATTCATTTATGAATTTAACTAGTGATAAGAATGAGAAAACCGAAAATAATAGTTTCCTTTTAAATAATAGTAGTTATGCAAATATGAAAGATAGCTTATTAGAATCCATTGATATGAGTGTATTAGATTCCAACTTTGATAGTAAAAAAGATTTCTTAGCAAGCAATTTGTCGAGAacttttaataatatgtctaaagataatataggaaataaatatttaaataaattgttaaataaaaaaagagatACTAATGCAAAtgagaataataataataataataatataaataataataatttgaCGACAAATAATATAGCTAATAAtcttattaataataatttgaatTCCCCATCAATTTTGAATACtaacaaaaaagaaaattttttagATGCAGCAAATCTTATAAATGATGATTCTGGATTAAGCAATTTAAAAAAGTTTTCAACTgcaaataatataaatgatagttatgaaaagaaaattattgAAACTGAATTAAGTGATGCTAGTGATTTTGAAAATATGGTAGGTGATTTAAGAATAACATTTATTAATTggttaaaaaaaacacaaatgaattttattcgagaaaaagataaattatataaagataaaaaagaaCTAGAAATGGAAAGAGTACGATTGTACAAAGAATTAGAAAATcgtaaaaatattgaagaACAGAAATTACATgatgaaagaaaaaaattagataTTGACATATCTAATGGttataaacaaataaaaaaagaaaaagaagaacATAGAAAAAGATTTGATGAAGAAAGATTAAGATTTTTACAAGAAATCgataaaattaaattagtattatatttggaaaaagaaaaatattatcaagaatataaaaattttgagaatgataaaaaaaaaattgttgATGCAAATATTGCAACAGAAACTATGATTGATATTAATGTTGGTGGAGCTATTTTTGAAACATCTAGACATACCTTAACACAGCAAAAAGATTCttttatagaaaaattattaagTGGAAGACATCATGTAACTAGAGATAAACAAGGAAGAATATTCTTAGATAGAGATAGTGAATTATTTAGAATTATACTTAACTTCTTAAGAAATCCATTAACTATACCTATACCAAAAGATTTAAGTGAAAGTGAAGctttattaaaagaagCAGAATTTTATGGTATTAAATTTTTACCATTCCCATTAGTATTTTGTATAGGTGGATTTGATGGTGTAGAATATTTGAATTCGATGGAATTATTAGATATTAGTCAACAGTGTTGGCGTATGTGTACACCTATGTCAACTAAAAAAGCCTATTTTGGTAGTGCtgtattaaataatttcttaTACGTTTTTGGTGGTAATAACTATGATTATAAAGCTTTGTTTGAAACTGAGGTATATGATCGTTTAAGAGATGTATGGTTTGTTTCAAgtaatttaaatataccTAGAAGAAATAATTGTGGTGTTACGTCAAATGGTAGAATTTATTGTATTGGTGGATATGATGGATCTTCTATTATACCTAATGTAGAAGTATATGATCATCGAATGAAAGCATGGGTAGAAGTTTCACCTTTAAATACACCAAGATCATCAGCCATGTGTGTTGcatttgataataaaatttatgtTGTTGGTGGAACTAATGGTGAAAGATTAAATTCTATTGAAgtatatgatgaaaaaatgaataaatgGGAACAATTTCCATATGCCCTATTAGAAGCCAGAAGTTCAGGAGCAGCCTTTAATTATCTTAATCAAATATATGTTGTCGGTGGTATTGATAATGAACATAACATATTAGATTCCGTTGAACAATATCAACcatttaataaaagatGGCAATTTCTAAATGGAGTACctgagaaaaaaatgaattttGGAGCTGCTACATTGTCAGattcttatataattacaGGAGGAGAAAATGGAGAAGTTCTAAATTCATGTCATTTCTTTTCACCAGATACAAATGAATGGCAACTTGGACCATCATTATTAGTTCCAAGATTTGGTCACTCCGTTTTAATAgcaaatatataa